The Neisseria yangbaofengii genome contains a region encoding:
- a CDS encoding type II toxin-antitoxin system TacA family antitoxin — protein MATYADCRFEARISADTRALLKRAAELQGRSMSEFVISTAREAAQRAVAEAEILMFSERDQLLFAEALLDPPKPNEALSRALAKHDEMFGG, from the coding sequence ATGGCAACCTATGCAGACTGCCGTTTCGAAGCCCGAATCAGTGCAGATACCCGTGCCTTATTGAAGCGGGCAGCCGAGCTGCAAGGCAGAAGTATGTCCGAATTCGTTATCAGTACCGCTCGCGAAGCTGCTCAAAGAGCTGTCGCAGAAGCGGAAATCCTGATGTTTTCCGAACGCGACCAACTGCTGTTTGCAGAAGCACTGCTTGATCCACCCAAACCGAATGAGGCATTAAGCAGGGCTTTGGCAAAGCATGATGAGATGTTCGGGGGATAA
- a CDS encoding DUF6094 domain-containing protein: MNSTNHLMHPRTAHNHADNGYFPTDAATLEGIAARLDIAGGNIRIFDPCCGTGAALAVLAEHLGSCGAHCRSFGVELDGKRALEAAGMLDFVVQSDIENCILQPRTVGLLFLNPPYGFSTADNLSAERTKRLEEIFFNRTVPVLQEGGILVLIIPEAALTDRFTAGIASRFTELRMYRAAVDTYRQLVIMGKAGRNIGKALAKQQQQLLLQQEAAIPVHLADTDYWYEVPEAAVKPFRPINRKIEAAGLSAELSSAGNQTLWPHFDRFFREDAAMEKRRPLCALGKWHAALALAAGQVSGIVTASDGRRLLIKGSTHKTQVSSTEEVMKADGSVDYVTTNLDRFVPSIRAIDLSDGAGFGDVLTIK; encoded by the coding sequence ATGAATTCCACCAATCATCTGATGCACCCGCGCACCGCGCACAACCATGCCGACAACGGCTATTTCCCGACCGATGCGGCCACACTGGAAGGCATTGCTGCGCGGCTGGACATTGCCGGCGGCAATATCCGCATCTTCGACCCCTGCTGCGGCACCGGTGCCGCACTGGCTGTCTTGGCCGAACACCTGGGCAGCTGCGGTGCACACTGCCGCAGTTTCGGGGTGGAACTGGACGGTAAGCGCGCACTCGAGGCCGCCGGGATGTTGGATTTCGTTGTCCAAAGCGACATTGAAAACTGCATCCTGCAACCGCGTACCGTGGGTTTGCTGTTTCTCAATCCGCCATACGGCTTTTCCACCGCCGACAACCTCAGCGCGGAACGCACCAAACGTTTGGAGGAAATATTCTTCAACCGCACGGTGCCGGTACTGCAGGAAGGCGGCATTCTGGTGCTGATTATTCCTGAGGCTGCCTTAACCGACCGCTTTACGGCCGGCATCGCTTCCCGGTTCACCGAACTGAGAATGTACCGTGCTGCCGTCGATACCTACCGCCAGTTGGTGATTATGGGTAAAGCCGGCCGCAACATCGGTAAGGCACTGGCCAAGCAGCAACAGCAACTGCTGTTACAGCAGGAAGCCGCCATCCCCGTTCATCTGGCCGATACCGACTATTGGTACGAAGTACCCGAAGCAGCAGTCAAACCGTTCCGGCCGATTAACCGCAAGATTGAAGCTGCCGGTTTGTCTGCGGAGCTTTCAAGTGCCGGGAACCAAACGCTGTGGCCGCATTTCGACCGTTTTTTTCGGGAGGACGCTGCCATGGAAAAACGCCGGCCGCTGTGTGCACTGGGTAAATGGCATGCCGCACTGGCTTTGGCCGCCGGTCAGGTCAGCGGCATTGTGACCGCTTCAGACGGCCGTCGGCTGCTGATCAAAGGCAGTACCCATAAAACCCAGGTCAGCAGCACCGAAGAAGTGATGAAGGCAGACGGCAGCGTGGATTACGTTACCACGAATCTCGACCGCTTCGTACCGAGTATCCGCGCCATCGACTTGTCTGATGGTGCCGGTTTTGGCGATGTGCTGACCATTAAGTAG
- a CDS encoding GNAT family N-acetyltransferase, whose translation MALSDVCIRLLDAKDDRKAFNSPSEPLNRYLQQQSTQDAKRRVAKCFVAVDSMGNIAGYYTLTATGVAQINIPESYRKKLPRYPTVPAVLMGRLAVDEKYRGMGLGALLLADALKRIDRAEIAAYALVVEAKDEQAVAFYRHFGFISMTDAHEHLFFPLANLR comes from the coding sequence ATGGCCTTATCGGATGTCTGCATCCGCCTTTTGGACGCAAAGGATGACAGAAAAGCGTTCAACAGCCCTTCGGAACCGTTAAACCGTTATTTGCAGCAACAGTCAACCCAAGATGCGAAACGCAGGGTTGCAAAATGTTTTGTTGCTGTTGATTCTATGGGAAATATTGCAGGGTACTATACCCTGACAGCCACCGGTGTTGCGCAAATCAACATTCCCGAATCTTATCGCAAAAAACTGCCCCGTTACCCGACGGTTCCTGCCGTATTAATGGGGCGTTTGGCGGTTGATGAGAAATATCGCGGCATGGGTTTGGGCGCACTTTTGCTGGCCGATGCACTTAAAAGAATCGACAGGGCTGAAATCGCAGCCTATGCGCTTGTGGTTGAGGCCAAAGATGAACAAGCTGTTGCGTTTTACCGGCACTTTGGTTTTATCTCGATGACGGATGCGCACGAGCATCTGTTTTTTCCATTGGCCAATCTACGCTGA
- a CDS encoding helicase-related protein, translated as MRHTEAVHQFNRLLEQLRGNDLTLSQFLDDFGGSLFEAVTEQNRPLYQGQTHAAHEAVLDGLTRRLFPAQREVVRAVNQLLLVEDQPAAVINAEMGTGKTMMAIACAAVAHAAGVSRTLVLSPPHLVYKWRREILKTVPDARVWVLNGTDTLAKLLKIRQMREAPTVPEFFVLGRVRMRMGYHWRPAYAVRKQYRKDYAEGKHFISTERLFCCPKCGRELKNEEGEPFHSEVEAKAFLGKSRRFCTAKRNCGEPLWTLCRKDSNTVQQSVYERVIGAVAALPGLGPKTAQKLVAQFGEAMLADILENNIQAFANLMDEHGEFVFNDRQAARLDRALAKTEFSLGVGGYQPTEFIKRYLPKGYFGLMVVDEGHEYKNYGTAQGQAMGVLARCVRKVLCLTGTLMGGYADDLFYLLWRLNPQAMLADGFGYNKTNTLGTVAMAFMRQHGVLKEVIRSNGSEFDGGSFTSSKAKRTSVRTAKAPGFGPLGIMRYILPITVFLKLRDLGEGVLPPYEENFRPVAMTPRQEEIYRNMSLRLQDKLKQALGKGDNTLTGVVTNTLLAWPDCGHQPERVVWKRWNERLFEAEAVFDETEPSPKEADLLSVVKEELAQGRKCLVYTVYTDTRDTAGRLQKLLQAEGIKAAVMRASVKADEREDWVAARLDEGCEVVICNPELVKTGLDLLAFPTIYFMQTGYNVYTLMQAARRSWRIGQKEHVKVYFAGYMETAQQICLELMAQKIAVAQSTSGDMPDTGLDILNQAEDSVEVQLAKRLLDQ; from the coding sequence ATGCGCCATACCGAGGCCGTACACCAATTCAACCGTCTGCTGGAACAGTTGCGCGGCAATGATTTGACCCTGTCTCAGTTTTTGGACGATTTCGGCGGCAGCCTCTTTGAGGCGGTTACCGAACAAAACCGGCCACTGTACCAAGGCCAAACCCATGCCGCCCACGAGGCGGTGCTGGACGGTTTGACCCGCCGGCTCTTTCCTGCCCAACGGGAAGTGGTGCGCGCGGTCAACCAACTGCTGCTGGTCGAAGACCAACCGGCGGCCGTCATCAATGCCGAGATGGGTACGGGCAAAACCATGATGGCCATTGCCTGTGCCGCTGTTGCCCACGCCGCCGGCGTATCCCGGACGCTGGTTCTGAGTCCGCCCCATTTGGTCTACAAATGGCGGCGTGAAATCCTCAAAACCGTGCCGGATGCACGGGTATGGGTACTCAACGGTACCGATACGCTGGCCAAGCTGCTTAAAATCCGCCAGATGCGCGAAGCACCGACTGTTCCCGAGTTTTTTGTATTGGGACGGGTTAGGATGCGGATGGGCTACCACTGGCGGCCGGCGTATGCGGTGCGCAAGCAGTACCGGAAAGATTACGCCGAAGGCAAGCACTTTATCAGTACGGAAAGACTGTTTTGTTGTCCGAAATGCGGCCGCGAGTTGAAGAATGAGGAAGGCGAGCCTTTCCATTCGGAAGTTGAAGCAAAGGCATTTTTGGGCAAGTCCAGACGTTTCTGCACGGCCAAACGCAACTGCGGCGAACCTTTGTGGACCTTGTGCCGTAAAGACAGCAACACCGTCCAGCAGAGCGTGTACGAGCGTGTTATCGGCGCGGTGGCCGCACTGCCGGGTTTGGGGCCTAAAACGGCTCAGAAGCTGGTAGCGCAGTTCGGCGAAGCCATGCTGGCAGATATCCTGGAAAACAACATCCAGGCATTTGCCAATCTGATGGATGAACACGGTGAATTTGTGTTCAACGACCGTCAGGCGGCACGGTTGGACCGGGCTTTGGCTAAAACCGAGTTCTCTTTGGGTGTAGGCGGCTACCAACCGACCGAGTTCATCAAACGCTATCTGCCGAAAGGCTACTTCGGACTGATGGTGGTGGACGAAGGCCATGAGTACAAGAACTACGGTACGGCACAAGGTCAGGCCATGGGGGTATTGGCACGCTGTGTCCGCAAGGTGCTGTGTCTGACCGGCACCCTGATGGGCGGTTACGCCGACGACCTGTTCTACCTGCTGTGGCGGTTGAATCCTCAGGCCATGCTGGCCGACGGCTTCGGTTACAACAAAACCAACACCTTGGGGACGGTGGCGATGGCGTTTATGCGACAGCACGGTGTGCTCAAGGAGGTCATCCGCAGCAACGGCAGCGAGTTCGACGGCGGTTCGTTTACCAGTTCCAAAGCCAAGCGCACTTCGGTACGCACGGCCAAGGCACCGGGCTTCGGCCCTTTGGGCATCATGCGCTACATTCTGCCGATAACTGTGTTTCTGAAGCTCAGGGATTTGGGCGAAGGAGTCCTGCCACCATACGAGGAAAATTTCCGGCCGGTGGCGATGACACCGCGACAGGAAGAAATCTACCGCAACATGAGTCTGAGGCTGCAGGACAAGCTGAAACAGGCTTTGGGCAAAGGCGACAACACCCTTACCGGTGTGGTTACCAATACGCTCTTGGCTTGGCCGGACTGCGGCCACCAGCCGGAACGGGTGGTTTGGAAACGATGGAACGAGCGGCTGTTCGAAGCAGAAGCCGTTTTTGACGAAACCGAACCGTCGCCCAAAGAGGCCGACCTGCTGTCCGTGGTCAAGGAGGAGTTGGCTCAGGGACGCAAATGTCTGGTCTACACCGTCTACACCGACACCCGCGATACCGCCGGGCGTCTGCAGAAGCTGTTACAGGCGGAAGGCATCAAAGCGGCTGTGATGCGTGCATCGGTCAAAGCCGACGAGCGCGAAGATTGGGTGGCCGCGCGCCTAGACGAAGGTTGCGAGGTGGTCATCTGCAATCCGGAACTGGTAAAAACCGGCCTGGATTTGTTGGCGTTTCCGACCATCTATTTCATGCAGACCGGCTACAACGTCTATACCCTGATGCAGGCGGCACGACGCTCTTGGCGGATTGGCCAAAAGGAACATGTGAAGGTGTATTTTGCCGGCTACATGGAGACTGCCCAGCAAATCTGTCTCGAACTGATGGCGCAAAAAATCGCTGTGGCCCAATCCACCTCCGGCGACATGCCGGATACCGGTTTGGACATCCTCAACCAGGCGGAGGACTCTGTCGAAGTTCAGTTGGCCAAACGGCTGCTGGATCAGTAA
- a CDS encoding ShlB/FhaC/HecB family hemolysin secretion/activation protein, whose product MSAFHFSSSCRSLMLSFALLATAAMPAMADERQAGLIQQEQARQEQQRLRQLEQQMQSAPDVRLDRTAEAVSSLLLPQNETPCFPVQEITLIGDSAAKFQFALNKAIKQSGFQPGMCLGAQGINHIMTLAQNAVIDRGYTTTRILAAPQDLNSGKLELTVFPGRIGQIRFDESHAAETHVGRITAFQNEFPADSDGLLNLRDLEQGLENLKRVPTAEADIQIMPSEKADVSDVVVQWRQRTLPYRLTLGFDNSGSKATGRYQGNMTFSADNPLGLSDLFYASYNRDLGTRSADTDSDGHTVKGGTNGYAFHYSVPFGKWLWSWNHSYYRYHQAVAGDSEVYDYNGKSWNSDVGVSRLLYRDARRKTHAAFKLWQRETHSFINDAEIEVQRRRTAGWSANLSHKEYIGQATLNLGLGYKRGTGRNNSLSAPEEAFGEGTSRMKILTADTGVNVPFKIGQQNFAFDSNFHAQWNKTPLTPQDKLAIGSRYTVRGFDGETTLSAERGWYWRNDLSWQYHPSHQLYAGLDAGRVSGPSAQYLLGQSLSGAALGVRGQSKVGGILSYDFFAAKPLHKPDRFQTANTTFGLNLNYSF is encoded by the coding sequence ATGTCCGCCTTTCACTTTTCCTCAAGCTGCCGCTCATTGATGTTGTCGTTCGCTTTGCTGGCAACTGCTGCCATGCCCGCGATGGCTGACGAAAGACAAGCCGGTTTGATTCAGCAAGAACAAGCCCGGCAGGAACAGCAGCGTTTGCGCCAACTCGAGCAGCAGATGCAGTCGGCACCGGATGTGCGCCTAGACCGAACCGCAGAAGCCGTTTCTTCATTGCTGCTTCCTCAAAACGAAACGCCTTGTTTCCCCGTTCAAGAAATCACCTTAATCGGCGATTCTGCCGCCAAATTCCAATTTGCACTGAATAAAGCCATCAAACAATCCGGCTTCCAACCGGGCATGTGTCTGGGTGCGCAAGGCATCAACCACATCATGACGTTAGCACAAAACGCCGTTATTGACCGCGGCTATACCACCACGCGGATTTTGGCTGCGCCTCAGGATTTGAATTCCGGCAAATTGGAATTGACTGTCTTCCCCGGCCGCATCGGTCAAATCCGTTTTGATGAAAGCCATGCCGCAGAAACCCATGTCGGTCGGATTACCGCATTTCAAAACGAATTTCCTGCTGATTCAGACGGCCTGTTGAACCTGCGCGATTTGGAACAGGGTTTGGAAAACCTCAAGCGCGTTCCGACTGCCGAGGCAGATATCCAAATCATGCCGTCTGAAAAAGCGGATGTGAGTGATGTGGTGGTGCAATGGCGGCAGCGCACCCTTCCCTACCGCCTGACTTTGGGTTTTGACAATTCGGGCAGCAAGGCCACCGGCCGCTATCAGGGCAATATGACTTTCTCCGCCGATAACCCTTTGGGTTTGAGTGATTTGTTTTACGCTTCGTATAACCGTGATTTAGGCACACGTTCGGCAGATACCGATTCAGACGGCCATACGGTCAAAGGCGGTACCAACGGCTATGCTTTCCATTATTCCGTACCGTTCGGCAAATGGCTTTGGTCATGGAACCACAGCTACTACCGTTATCATCAGGCGGTAGCAGGCGATTCTGAGGTGTATGACTACAACGGTAAAAGCTGGAACAGCGATGTCGGCGTGAGCCGCCTGCTTTACCGTGATGCCCGCCGTAAAACCCATGCCGCGTTCAAATTGTGGCAGCGTGAAACGCACAGCTTTATCAATGATGCGGAAATCGAAGTGCAACGCCGCCGCACGGCCGGTTGGTCTGCTAATTTAAGCCACAAGGAATACATCGGCCAAGCCACGCTGAATCTGGGCTTGGGTTACAAACGAGGTACGGGGCGGAACAACAGCCTGTCTGCGCCCGAAGAAGCCTTCGGCGAAGGCACGTCCCGCATGAAAATCCTTACTGCCGATACCGGTGTGAATGTGCCGTTTAAAATCGGGCAGCAAAACTTTGCCTTCGACAGCAACTTCCATGCACAGTGGAACAAAACACCATTAACGCCGCAAGACAAACTGGCCATCGGCAGCCGTTATACCGTGCGCGGTTTTGATGGTGAAACCACTTTATCTGCCGAACGCGGCTGGTATTGGCGCAACGATTTATCTTGGCAGTATCATCCGAGTCATCAGCTTTATGCGGGTTTGGACGCCGGCCGTGTCTCCGGTCCTTCTGCGCAATACCTGTTGGGGCAAAGTCTGAGTGGTGCGGCCTTAGGTGTGCGCGGTCAAAGCAAAGTGGGCGGAATACTTTCTTACGATTTTTTCGCCGCCAAACCGCTGCACAAACCCGACCGCTTTCAAACGGCCAACACCACGTTCGGTCTCAATCTGAATTACAGTTTCTAA
- a CDS encoding DUF3275 family protein: MSVTLPATLNVVEKNGRNGVFMAAELITDIGTFDLKNRVLEQFSQGTYSGVFTILRIYNQSVSWKNGTWTKLCAELDWEALRIMAQSEETVPSPAMAVAEMVAEEEAVTTQAAVSAEAVPTSAPIIPSDEDLVSDMAQLQLKLDASEPVKLDITMEDRQALRELRDRMKAHGYRFDGNSRSWHPATA, translated from the coding sequence ATGTCTGTTACCCTTCCCGCTACTTTGAATGTTGTTGAAAAAAACGGCCGTAACGGTGTGTTTATGGCCGCCGAACTGATTACCGACATCGGTACGTTCGACCTGAAAAACCGTGTGCTGGAGCAGTTTTCACAAGGCACATACAGCGGTGTGTTCACCATTCTGCGCATCTACAACCAGAGCGTCTCATGGAAAAACGGCACTTGGACCAAACTGTGTGCCGAATTGGACTGGGAAGCCCTGCGCATTATGGCGCAATCCGAGGAAACCGTTCCGAGCCCGGCTATGGCCGTTGCCGAAATGGTGGCCGAAGAGGAAGCTGTAACCACTCAGGCTGCCGTGTCTGCCGAAGCTGTACCGACCTCCGCACCGATCATACCGTCTGACGAAGACCTGGTATCGGATATGGCGCAGCTTCAGCTCAAACTGGACGCGTCCGAACCGGTCAAGCTGGACATCACGATGGAAGACCGTCAGGCGTTGCGTGAATTACGCGACCGGATGAAAGCCCACGGCTACCGCTTCGACGGCAACAGCCGGTCTTGGCATCCTGCAACAGCATAA